Genomic window (Deltaproteobacteria bacterium):
TGGTGTGCTTGGTTTTGAGATTATAAGGATTTCTGTGGAAAGGCTGATTGCAGGTCAGATAATCTCTATCGGAGTTTTCCCTCTATCAGTTACTATAATAACAATGCTTATAAAGGGGATAATGGCTTGGTATTTTAAAAGGATTGGAGATTCAGTGAACAGCCCTGCCATAAGGGCAAGCGCATTTGATTCTTTGAATGATGTATTTGTATCTTTTGCCGTATTTATCGGTATCCTTGGCGCAAGACTGGGGTATTATCTTATGGACCCCATAGCCGGTTTTCTGGTAAGCCTCTGGATTATATATACAGGGTATAAAATAGGGGTTGAGAATATTGATTATCTCATGGGCAGATCGCCTGACAGCGCATTTATGGAACTTATAAAGAATGCGGTTAAAGATGCGCCAGGCGTAAAGTCTCTGAATAAAATCAGGGCTCATTATGTGGGGAATTTTATCCATGTTGAAATGCATATTGCAGTTGATAAAAACCTATCCACAGTTGAATCACACGCAATTG
Coding sequences:
- a CDS encoding cation diffusion facilitator family transporter, whose translation is MIYKSRTAFRATVIGLAGNIFLFILKFIAAVLSGSLALISDAINSLTDIVASIAIFICVKVSGKEADEGHPFGHHRAEPIAGLIVAILAGVLGFEIIRISVERLIAGQIISIGVFPLSVTIITMLIKGIMAWYFKRIGDSVNSPAIRASAFDSLNDVFVSFAVFIGILGARLGYYLMDPIAGFLVSLWIIYTGYKIGVENIDYLMGRSPDSAFMELIKNAVKDAPGVKSLNKIRAHYVGNFIHVEMHIAVDKNLSTVESHAIGENVESLVERFDAIEKAFVHIDPA